The region AAGATGCAAGAGCACGTTTTGCTGTTTACTGGGTGTGGCGGAGCGGGAAAAAGCCTTCATCAAAAGGTCTAAATAGATATTTTTAAACTCGGGTAGGGGATATTGTTTTATCTCTGCCACCAATTTGCCCATTTGGCGGTAATGAACTGGACTGTGTGCCATTAGGAGGTATTTGTGGATAGTATGAAATCTAAGCAACTTGCCGGGATTAAGGCCGGAATCCAAAAGTGTATGCCAGCGGTGCATTACAAAAACACGCTCGATAAAATTCTCCCTTAAAGCTGCATCGTGCAGCCGACCCTCTTCTTCTATGGGTAACAAAGGAAAGGCTTTCATTAGTTCTTTGGCAAAGATGCCAATACCGGTTTTACCGGCAGCGCCTCCGTGGGGAGGATATACCTTTACGCGCTCCATTCCGCATGAGGGAGATTTACTCTTTAGGATATACCCGCAAAGCTTGATTTGTTTGAATCTTTCTATGGCGGTAATACTCCAATTTTGCATTTGTTGGGTATAATCAATACTGGTTTTGTTGCTTATCATGCGATAGTCGTCTTTAGAGCCTTTCAAATTGAGAGCTTCACGAGGAATGGGCATGCCACATTCGTGTTCTGGACACAGATGGATGTACTCTGCAAATTTGCCCAGAATATCCACAACCCAAGAATCGTATTTGTGTCCGCCGTCATAACGCACTTCATGCCCCAAAAGGCAGGCAGATACACCCAGTATTAGCTTATCGGTCATAATAACAAATCCTAATCCTATTATTTCTATTTATTGGGAAGGGTAATCCGGCTTTCTCCAGCTTCACAATAGCGGTTTAAATTTAAGAGAATGGGGATGGATTCGGCAAGGTGAATCAAGCAATTACCCTTACCCGTAATTAGGGCAATCACATTGCCGCTTTTCATTTCGGAATCTGGAATGCGGCTGAGGTTTTGCGCTTGGAAAGTAAAGCGGATTTTGGGCTGGGGCACCACCAGGTCGTCGCCCTGCCAAAAAGCTCCGGTAACGGGACAGCGAAGCTCTACTTGATCCATAAAACCTTTATGAATGGTAATTTGTCTTAAACCATTACTTACTTTTAGATCTCTAACCCTACCGGTGATTGGGCTATATATGTTATCTTTTTCAGGCTTTATGATGCGGTTTTTGAAGCGATGACGACTGGCCACAATTAGGAACCAGATTAAGCCAAGAATGCTTAAGGAACCAAAAATATAGCTATGTTTAAATACCAATCCCAAAGAGAAAGATACTGCAATTAGCACCATTGGAATAGCCTGAGCACGGTATTGCATACTCTTGATCTGTCGAATAACGACAGGCTCTGAGAGCAGGTATTTGCTCATTTAGTGGTGCGAATCCAAGTATCCGTTCTTCCGGCAAGAGCAATGCCGATAAATCCGCGTAACGAGAGAGTGTTATTGTTTACAAGCTCTGCTTTTGCAGAGTAAGTTTTGCCACTCTTGGGATCATAGATTTTGCCTTTGCTGTATTTGTTATTACCGTTATACTTCAATCCAGTAAGTACTTCCAATCCAATCAGAGGTCTTTTACGGAGTTTGTTATCCGGGTTTTTAGAGTCTGTTTTGGCCTTTTCATTGGCGTCGTTGGGTTCGCGCAGCCAAACAATCTTGCCGGAGAAACTGCCATCTTCCAATCGAATAATCTCTATTTTACTGCTTTTTTCGCCGTTGTACCAAACCCCATTGATACGTTCTGCCACTTGGGCAAATGCAGGTATTGCAAGGCAAATGATTAATATTGTAAACAGGATGTGTTTCATGGTAACCTCCATGCATTAGAGGATGCCGCAACGTCGCATGATGTACTCTACATTTTTGAGATAGCGATCGTAGCTAAAAATAGCTTCTATCTCTTTGCGACCTAAGGCATCACAGATTTCGTTGTGGGCGAGGATGAGAGTTTTAAAATCTTCCCCGCTGTTTATGGATTTCATAGCTTCTTTCTGCACCAGAGCATAGGCGTGTTCGCGGGTCATACCGCTGTTGGTTAAATGTAATAGTAAGGCTTGAGAGAAAACCAAGCCCTTGGTAAGCTCAATGTTTTTCATCATGTTTTCGGGATAAACCGTCAAGTTTTCAATCATGGTGGCGCATTTAACTAACATATAATGAGCAAGAATACAGCTATCGGGCAAAATAATGCGCTC is a window of Candidatus Cloacimonadota bacterium DNA encoding:
- a CDS encoding DUF523 and DUF1722 domain-containing protein produces the protein MTDKLILGVSACLLGHEVRYDGGHKYDSWVVDILGKFAEYIHLCPEHECGMPIPREALNLKGSKDDYRMISNKTSIDYTQQMQNWSITAIERFKQIKLCGYILKSKSPSCGMERVKVYPPHGGAAGKTGIGIFAKELMKAFPLLPIEEEGRLHDAALRENFIERVFVMHRWHTLLDSGLNPGKLLRFHTIHKYLLMAHSPVHYRQMGKLVAEIKQYPLPEFKNIYLDLLMKAFSRSATPSKQQNVLLHL
- a CDS encoding DUF2147 domain-containing protein, whose protein sequence is MKHILFTILIICLAIPAFAQVAERINGVWYNGEKSSKIEIIRLEDGSFSGKIVWLREPNDANEKAKTDSKNPDNKLRKRPLIGLEVLTGLKYNGNNKYSKGKIYDPKSGKTYSAKAELVNNNTLSLRGFIGIALAGRTDTWIRTTK